A window of the Brassica oleracea var. oleracea cultivar TO1000 chromosome C1, BOL, whole genome shotgun sequence genome harbors these coding sequences:
- the LOC106336936 gene encoding uncharacterized protein LOC106336936 — translation MEYKSVDEYSSVLFKTVSMLRLCGEVVTEEELLEKIFSTFHSSNIILQQQYRMKGFATYTDLISCLQLAEANNELLMKNSEARPVGTAALLEANEVEKKDPNECNYIQNDKRSHGKGRGGYRNRDRDNYSNSRDKHLAGRKGNHNNRGRGFNPGRGGGSYGRGRGESLKNKNPEAHMVHDSGYEADDDSDIAKDDQMDFETSDCLKD, via the exons ATGGAATATAAGTCAGTGGATGAGTACAGTTCAGTCTTATTTAAAACGGTCTCGATGCTGAGACTTTGTGGTGAAGTTGTAACCGAAGAAGAGTTACTTGAGAAAATATTCTCTACATTTCATTCATCAAACATAATACTGCAGCAGCAGTACCGAATGAAAGGCTTCGCTACATACACTGATTTGATCTCGTGCCTACAACTGGCCGAGGCAAACAATGAGCTCCTGATGAAGAACAGTGAAGCTAGACCTGTTGGAACAGCCGCATTACTAGAGGCCAATGAGGTTGAAAAGAAAGATCCCAACGAGTGCAATTACATCCAGAATGATAAGAGATCACACGGCAAAGGCCGAGGTGGATACAGGAACCGTGATCGTGACAATTACTCGAACAGCCGAGACAAACACTTGGCCGGCCGGAAAGGAAACCACAATAACCGTGGTCGTGGTTTCAATCCCGGCCGTGGCGGAGGCAGTTATGGCCGAGGTCGAGGCG AAAGTCTTAAGAACAAGAACCCGGAGGCTCACATGGTTCACGATTCCGGATATGAGGCTGATGATGATTCCGACATTGCTAAAGATGACCAAATGGATTTTGAGACTTCTGATTGTCTCAAAGACTAA
- the LOC106302048 gene encoding uncharacterized protein LOC106302048 encodes MAGEGPSFSKSANIPEVDVSTPIGPEIVSKPAKPTLPEPLEGEGGDESPISGLNLLAEEVEKGTRSDNVYKDPQENTCRMLTVWSHPESYVLPPEEQGGKASPTNSEDYKTPPEDDPMTECRTPDVGNSKLSRYLTRSLKKQS; translated from the exons ATGGCGGGCGAAGGCCCCTCTTTCTCGAAGTCGGCAAACATTCCAGAAGTCGATGTTTCAACGCCGATTGGACCAGAAATTGTATCAAAGCCAGCAAAACCGACTCTCCCGGAACCGTTGGAG GGCGAGGGGGGAGATGAGTCTCCAATATCAGGGCTAAATTTGTTAGCAGAAGAGGTTGAAAAGGGGACACGGAGTGACAATGTCTATAAAGATCCACAGGAGAACACTTGTAGGATGCTTACCGTTTGGTCTCATCCTGAATCTTACGTCCTTCCGCCGGAGGAACAAGGTGGTAAAGCGTCACCGACAAATTCTGAAGATTACAAGACACCGCCAGAGGATGATCCGATGACTGAATGTCGCACACCAGACGTTGGGAATTCGAAGCTTAGTCGATATCTGACTAGGTCATTAAAAAAACAGAGCTAG
- the LOC106336944 gene encoding uncharacterized protein LOC106336944, whose product MVSPSSVTPSWRVSRSQCASDREANPKKIPRLGKTASRYAVSSTESELEEPASTDQEEAASTEQDEAASTEPEFIVTTPTFPERLFARNCYPGKPRLNIYSKASIIGSLVKLLRGSPEMNCLLGSQFGALFHLPVSRCSNSAKLVHSLLSRQLVTMRLYELWFLFADKPLRFSLREFGDITGLKCEPEREKVGNGSESIDATPGRMWKELFETEDEDVTVPDVLRMLEQPSLPEWKRLPLALIALVDGLLVCGHKLLRVTPAYIT is encoded by the exons ATGGTATCCCCCTCCAGCGTAACGCCCTCGTGGAGGGTGAGTCGTAGTCAATGCGCCAGTGATAGAGAAGCAAATCCCAAGAAAATTCCCCGACTAGGCAAAACTGCGTCTCGTTATGCAG TATCTAGCACGGAGTCCGAACTAGAGGAACCTGCATCCACCGACCAAGAAGAAGCTGCATCCACTGAACAAGACGAAGCTGCATCCACCGAGCCGGAATTTATTGTCACCACGCCGACTTTCCCGGAAAGACTGTTCGCACGTAATTGCTATCCTGGCAAACCTCGACTGAACATCTATTCAAAGGCGAGTATCATTGGATCGTTAGTGAAGTTGCTAAGAGGCTCCCCTGAAATGAATTGTCTGCTAGGAAGTCAGTTTGGAGCTCTGTTCCACTTACCTGTATCGCGCTGCTCAAACTCTGCGAAACTTGTACATTCTCTCCTCAGCCGTCAGCTGGTTACGATGCGCCTATATGAGCTCTGGTTCTTGTTTGCAGACAAGCCACTACGCTTTTCTCTGCGTGAGTTCGGAGACATCACGGGGCTGAAATGCGAGCCTGAAAGGGAAAAAGTTGGAAACGGGTCAGAATCTATCGATGCCACACCTGGACGTATGTGGAAAGAGTTGTTTGAAACTGAAGATGAAGACGTGACTGTACCAGATGTTCTTCGTATGCTTGAACAGCCTAGTCTTCCTGAGTGGAAGCGGTTGCCACTAGCTCTCATTGCGCTTGTAGATGGGCTCCTGGTTTGTGGTCACAAACTTCTTCGTGTGACGCCTGCTTAC ATAACTTAG